From Anopheles funestus chromosome 3RL, idAnoFuneDA-416_04, whole genome shotgun sequence, a single genomic window includes:
- the LOC125768530 gene encoding electron transfer flavoprotein-ubiquinone oxidoreductase, mitochondrial: protein MARNMLNIAKYARTILNRQQARYYSEISAQFPKITTHYTIHPRDKDARWGEVDMERFVDEADILIVGGGPAGLSAAIRAKQLAAEKGQELRVCLVEKAAEVGGHILSGACLDPVALNELIPDWKEQGAPLNTPVTHDKFSYLTESAKLPIPVFPGWPMDNRGNYVVRLGHVVAWLGQQAEALGVEIYPGTAAAEVLFHEDGSVKGVATGDVGIGKDGAPKDTFARGMELHAKTTIFAEGCRGHLSKQLMSRFGLNAANDPQTYGIGLKEVWEIKPENHKPGLVEHTIGWPLDKNTYGGSFLYHLNESTPIVAVGFVVGLDYVNPYLSPFQEFQRFKTHPKVRDTFEGGSRIAYGARALNEGGFQSIPKLTFPGGCLVGCGAGFMNVPRVKGSHYAMKSGMLAAESACDVVFSGAAQDKAGLEPKDYQERIKESYVWKDLYKVRNSRPSFHTGLGLYGGVAYSGFSILVGGREPWTLHHGSPDHTRLKPAKECKPIEYPKPDGKLTFDLLSSVALTGTNHEGDQPAHLTLKDDTVPVKNNLNIYDGPEARFCPAGVYEYVANDEGGNMKLQINAQNCIHCKTCDIKDVTQNINWVVPEGGGGPAYNGM from the exons ATGGCTCGAAACATGCTAAACATTGCCAAGT ATGCTCGTACAATACTTAATCGCCAGCAAGCCCGGTACTATTCGGAGATATCGGCCCAGTTCCCGAAAATTACCACGCACTATACGATCCATCCACGGGATAAAGATGCACGATGGGGAG aagtCGACATGGAACGCTTTGTTGATGAAGCGGACATCCTTATCGTCGGCGGAGGCCCAGCAGGACTATCGGCAGCTATACGTGCAAAACAGCTAGCTGCCGAAAAGGGCCAAGAGCTGCGTGTATGTTTGGTGGAAAAGGCAGCCGAAGTAGGAGGACACATTCTGTCCGGTGCGTGCCTTGATCCGGTTGCGCTGAACGAACTCATCCCGGACTGGAAGGAACAGGGCGCTCCGCTTAACACACCGGTAACGCATGACAAATTTTCCTACCTCACCGAATCCGCCAAACTGCCGATTCCGGTCTTTCCCGGATGGCCAATGGACAATCGGGGGAATTACGTCGTTCGGTTAGGACACGTCGTAGCCTGGCTCGGTCAGCAAGCCGAAGCGCTCGGGGTAGAAATCTATCCGGGTACGGCGGCTGCCGAAGTGCTATTCCACGAGGATGGTTCCGTCAAGGGTGTTGCGACGGGTGACGTGGGCATCGGTAAGGATGGTGCACCGAAGGATACGTTCGCGCGCGGTATGGAACTGCACGCGAAAACAACCATCTTTGCGGAAGGTTGCCGTGGCCATCTGTCCAAACAGCTAATGTCGCGCTTTGGACTGAACGCGGCAAACGATCCCCAAACGTACGGCATCGGGTTGAAGGAAGTGTGGGAAATTAAGCCAGAAAATCATAAACCCGGCCTTGTGGAGCACACGATCGGTTGGCCGCTGGACAAAAACACCTACGGTGGCTCGTTTCTGTACCATCTAAACGAATCGACACCCATCGTGGCGGTAGGGTTTGTGGTTGGGTTGGATTATGTCAATCCATACCTGAGTCCTTTCCAGGAGTTTCAGCGCTTCAAAACGCACCCGAAAGTACGGGACACGTTCGAAGGTGGCAGTCGCATTGCGTACGGTGCACGTGCCTTGAATGAGGGTGGCTTTCAGAGCATTCCCAAGCTGACCTTCCCGGGCGGATGTCTGGTGGGATGTGGTGCCGGTTTCATGAATGTGCCACGCGTGAAGGGAAGCCATTATGCGATGAAGAGTGGTATGCTGGCTGCCGAAAGTGCTTGCGACGTTGTCTTTTCCGGTGCTGCACAAGATAAGGCTGGACTGGAACCTAAAGACTATCAAGAGCG TATAAAAGAATCGTACGTATGGAAGGATCTTTACAAGGTGCGAAACTCGCGTCCAAGTTTCCACACTGGACTGGGCCTGTATGGAGGTGTTGCGTACAGTGGCTTCAGCATCCTTGTCGGTGGCCGTGAACCGTGGACGTTGCATCATGGATCGCCAGATCACACCCGTCTCAAACCTGCCAAGGAATGCAAACCGATCGAGTACCCGAAACCAGACGGCAAGCTAACGTTCGATTTACTTTCATCGGTTGCGCTGACCGGTACAAATCACGAGGGTGACCAACCGGCACATCTTACGCTGAAGGACGACACTGTGCCGGTAAAGAACAATCTTAACATCTACGATGGTCCGGAAGCTCGGTTCTGTCCGGCTGGTGTGTATGAGTACGTGGCGAACGACGAGGGCGGCAATATGAAGCTGCAGATTAACGCTCAAAACTGCATCCATTGCAAGACATGCGACATTAAGGACGTAACGCAGAACATCAACTGGGTGGTACCggaaggtggtggtggtccgGCATACAACGGAATGTGA